In Toxotes jaculatrix isolate fToxJac2 chromosome 12, fToxJac2.pri, whole genome shotgun sequence, the following are encoded in one genomic region:
- the nectin1a gene encoding nectin cell adhesion molecule 1a, which produces MGMENTGFWIFLITTCVVPGVNGQRVEMDDGKSGFVGSKVDLRCRFINSSPPVKISQVTWQKLVNGTKQNVAIANPSLGVSVAPPYRDRVTFKNAAVRRRTPTLEDTTITFSSLRLSDESTYICEYTTFPAGNRENTVNLTVYVRPTTQMSLSTPTLVARSSNLKTPVATCISANGKPPGSIRWETRVPGEVTTREYRNSDGTFTVQSDYILVPSRETHKETLTCVTTYNEEVFTDSVTLDIQYEPDVSIDGFDGNWYLNRENVQLSCQADANPAVSLYQWKLINGSMPSNAEIRDNVLTFKGPVTYDLQGTYVCDATNSIGTRSGSVEVSIIEKPLPQIATSDVISVVALLLAAGVLMGITITVLVLKIRSRKDNSSNDSPSRKLSQPIRKRPGDDIQHSGRFYEELPNTADYVSYRLACNKEDYPEPYSPPINPPLSFLPQHPYHSSQPTTATSSSSSSSTTTTSKNTFSPPSHTTAIFKYPSVPGLSSPPPGAAAYTFPKEQYV; this is translated from the exons GAGTAAATGGCCAGAGGGTGGAGATGGATGACGGGAAGTCGGGATTTGTTGGCTCAAAGGTGGATCTCCGCTGTCGGTTCATCAACAGCTCCCCGCCCGTCAAAATCTCCCAG GTAACGTGGCAGAAACTGGTGAACGGCACCAAGCAGAATGTGGCAATTGCCAACCCCTCCCTGGGTGTGTCGGTGGCCCCGCCCTACAGGGACCGTGTCACCTTCAAGAACGCAGCAGTGAGGCGGCGAACCCCGACCCTTGAAGATACAACCATCACCTTCTCCTCGCTCCGCCTCTCTGATGAGTCCACCTACATCTGTGAATACACCACGTTCCCCGCAGGGAACCGAGAGAACACCGTAAACCTCACTGTCTACg TTCGTCCAACAACTCAGATGAGTCTGTCCACGCCGACACTGGTGGCTCGTTCGTCCAATCTTAAAACGCCGGTCGCCACCTGCATCTCTGCCAATGGAAAACCACCCGGTAgcatcag GTGGGAGACGAGGGTGCCGGGAGAAGTGACCACTCGAGAGTACCGAAACTCAGACGGGACATTCACTGTTCAGAGCGACTACATTTTGGTGcccagcagagaaacacacaaggaGACTCTCACATGTGTCACCACCTACAACGAGGAGGTCTTCACTGACAGTGTCACCCTCGATATTCAGT ATGAGCCAGATGTTTCAATAGACGGGTTCGATGGAAACTGGTATCTGAACCGAGAGAACGTCCAGCTGAGCTGTCAAGCTGATGCCAACCCAGCCGTCTCTCTGTATCAGTGGAAACT GATTAATGGCTCCATGCCGAGCAATGCTGAGATCCGAGACAACGTCCTCACCTTTAAAGGCCCGGTCACGTACGACCTGCAAGgtacatatgtgtgtgatgCAACCAACAGCATCGGGACACGATCAGGCTCTGTGGAGGTCAGCATCATAG AAAAACCACTACCACAGATCGCAACAAGTGATGTCATCAGCGTAGTCGCCTTATTACTGGCTGCTGGAGTGCTCATGGGCATCACGATCACAGTCCTGGTGCTCAAAATAAGAAGCAGAAAAGACAACTCCTC AAATGATTCGCCATCCAGAAAACTGTCCCAGCCAATAAGGAAAAGACCAGGGGATGATATCCAG CATTCAGGACGGTTTTATGAAGAGCTTCCAAACACAGCAGACTATGTGAGCTACAGACTGGCGTGTAACAAGGAGGACTACCCGGAGCCCTACTCCCCTCCCATcaaccctcctctctcctttctgccCCAGCATCCCTACCACTCCTCACAGCCAACCACtgcaaccagcagcagcagcagcagcagcaccaccactaCTTCAAAAAacaccttctctcctccttcacacaCCACGGCCATCTTTAAATACCCCTCAGTACCAGGCCTGTCTTCTCCTCCCCCAGGAGCGGCGGCATACACTTTTCCTAAAGAGCAATACGTCTGA